The DNA segment TTACGTTCATAGCCGTCAGCACACCGAGTGAGCCCCCGATTGCCGCCAAGAGAAACAATGTCCGCTCAGGAATCCGGTCACACCTCTGCCGGGCCCGGCGCTTGTCATCGGCCATGACCAGGTATGAAATAACATTAATGATTAGAAACCAGAGCAGCAGTCCGGATCTCATGCATACCGCCTCCACCTTCATCCGTCTTTGCAGAACCTCGTTTCCCTTAATTCTATTATAACGCTAACCGCATAAATTCAAAAGGCTCCCTTCACGGGAGCCCAGGAGCTCTGCTCAAATCTTAAGTTGACATCTGCTCGTTTCAGTTTCAGAACCTGCTTCCATTAAAAACACTTCACTTCATGAGCATATAAGCACAATCAGTGCCTTATCCGCTCACATCTTCGGAACTTCGTTCAGGCTGGGCGGTCGCTTGGCCTGCTTCTTCATCTTAGGCTCTGTCACTTCTTCCATAATACTGGATTTGTTCTGCTGATCTTTAATCTTCGTTGATTTGTGGTGGGGCATGCTCATCACCTCCCAGGCATAGGGTTCCGAGCATGCCGCTGTTTTATGCGGATATTAAGATAAGATATACCCAACAACTCCGGGCATCTTCTTCATACACCTTATCTACTTAATCTTGTCTTCTCGTCCTTGAGCTTGTCTTCACGTCTTATATCTAGTTAAATTCTTACCTACTTATTTCCTGTTCTTATTTTCCATGGCTGCTTTCAGCAATTCACCTAAATTGGAGCCGATAGATTCCTGTTGCTTCGTATATTGGCTTACGAGCCTTTTCTCCTCCCGCTTGGTCATTCGTTTGGGATCGTTATTGCTCAGCGTCTCCGTAATGCCACAAGGCAGACATTGGACGTAGCGGCCTGCTTTGCCTTCCTTCAGCTCCATCTTCTTACGGCACTGCGGACAACGACGGTTGGACAACCGCTTCTCACCGGAACGGCGATAGCCGCAATCCTCGCTCGGGCAAACGAGCATCAGCCCGCGCCCCGTCTTCTTCTCCAGGAGACGAGTCCCGCAATCTGGGCA comes from the Paenibacillus lentus genome and includes:
- a CDS encoding DUF1294 domain-containing protein translates to MRSGLLLWFLIINVISYLVMADDKRRARQRCDRIPERTLFLLAAIGGSLGVLTAMNVKRHKTKHASFRVGIPLLLAMNAVLLGYFLF